The Pirellulales bacterium sequence CTGGATCGGGCCTGGGATAGGCTGCCCGCGGTCGCATTGCCCACGGACCTTGAACTGACACCCACGGCGCGCGATCTGGACCTGTTCGGCCCGGCGTCACTCTATCGACTCTGCTGCATGGCTTCGACCGGCGCGGGACGGAGCTGCCTGGCCCAATGGTTGCTGGTTCCTGCGGCGCCGGCCGAAGTGCCCGCCCGGCAGCGAAGCGTCGCTGAATTGGCCAAGCAGTTAGACTTGCGGCAAGAGCTGGCGTGGCGCGGCCAGGCGATCTACGGCCAGCGCGCATCGGCGGACGTTACGCCGCTCGTGCGATGGGCCGAGGGTCCCGGCTGGCTGTCGCAGCGTCCTTGGTTGAAATGGTACGCGCGGTTATCACCGCTGGTGCTTTTGGGACTTTTGGCGGCTTATGTGCTCGGGCTGGTTCCGGCGCTCGCCTGGCAACTGGTCGTCGGTGCGCAGGTGGCGGTCAGTTACTTGCTGGTTCGCCACGTTCACGAAATCTTCCGGCAGATCGATACGGGCGAGCAGCAATTACGCCGCTTTGCGGACATGCTCGCACTGGTTGAAACATGGCCTGTCACGGCGCCGCATTTGGTGGCGCTGCGGCAAGAGTTTTCCGTCGAAGGGCATCACGCCCATGAACAATTGACACGCCTGCGTCGGCGGCTGGACCTGGCCGACCTGCGTTTCTCGCAAGTAGTTTACGGCGTGCTACAGGCGGTGACGCTGTGGGATTTTCACGTGCTTTCGGCGCTCGAGCGCTGGCAACAGCACGTCGGGCCGCATTTGCGACGCTGGTTCGCGGCACTCGCGCAGTTCGAGGCGCTCGCTTCGCTCTCTAATTTGGCGTTCGACCATCCGGCTTGGACCTTTCCGACGGTCGACCAGCTCGGGCCAAGGCAGATCACGGGTACGGACCTGGCTCATCCGCTCATTCCCACCGCGCGGCGCGTCGGCAACGACGTCGAACTGGGGCCGGAGGGAACGTTTCTGCTGGTTACGGGTTCGAACATGTCAGGCAAGAGCACGCTGCTGCGCGCCATCGGATTAAACCTGGTGCTGGCGCAGGCCGGCGCGCCGGTGTGCGCCGTGCGGTTGTCGCTGCCGCGTGTGCTGGTGGAAACGAGCATGCGCATCGATGACTCGCTGGCCGACGGCGTATCGCTGTTCCTGGCGGAGTTGAAACGCTTGAAGGCGATCGTCGAGCAGGCGCGACGTTGCGACCGTCCGGGCGAACCGGTGCTGGTCTTCTTGTTGGACGAGATCCTGCACGGCACCAATTCGCGCGATCGACAGATCGCGGTCCGCCGGGTTGTGGACCGATTGCTCGCGCGGCACGCGATCGGCGCGGTTTCGACGCATGATCTGGAGTTGGCCGCGGAGCCCCCGTTGAGCGAGTCTAGCCGCGCCGTTCACTTCCGCGAGACTTTCGTCGGCGAAGGTCCGCATCGCGAAATGAAATTCGACTATCAACTACGGCCCGGCATCGCCAATACAACCAATGCGCTGGCGCTACTGGACATGGTCGGGCTGACAGACGATTGAAGGTCTGACGCCGCGATGAACAGGAGGCCCGCTAGCCATCGTCCCCAAGCGGCGTCGCGCCGTATTTGACCATCAGCGCGTTTACGATCTGCTGCGAGATGTTCAGTGGCAGGACCGGCTGGGAAGTGGTACCGCCATAGACGTCGATCTCGGAAATCAGGGCTGAGGCAAAGCCCTGCGGGCCGTCGGAACGCTCGAAATCGCCGATCGTGAGATTGGTCAAATTCGACGAGGCGCCGAACCAGCTTCCCGCCACGGTCGGGTAGCTTTCCGGAATCGTGGTGCCTGAACCGGTGAAGAACGGCGAAGTATCCATGCCGTTGACCGTCATGCCGTAGCCTTTGCCGGTTCCCATTCCCCAGAAGTGCAACACGTAGGTGACCCCTGGTTGCAGTTGAAGCTGGCTGCCGCGGATGTCGGTCTGGAACGCATCGTCGCGGAATCGCATGCGGGCCAGTGGCACACCGCCCCCCGATTCGGCCGGCACGATATTCGTCGACGGGTTGTACGACGCGAAGAAGACATAATCCACGGCCGTCGCATCGGACGAGGAGGAGAACAACGTATCACTTTCGAAATTGTCGCCCCCTCCGAGGAACTGCGCCACGATGAACACGTCACCGCTGTCATCGCTTGGCAGAACCGTCGAGGCATATTTGAGCGCGTCGTTGATGCCGTTGAATTTCAAGGCCGGCTGCGAATTCATCGAAGGGACGCTGCTCACCAGGTCGGGAGCTTGCCCTTCGGGACTGGGAGTAAACACCGTCGGCAGGGTACCTGTTCCATTCCACGAGGTGACGATCTGCTCGCGCAGAACGCCGGTCGGGTTGAGCATTTGCAGACCATGCACAGCGTCGACCGCCGCGCCGCTGGCTTGCGTCAGGGCGAACGATTGCGCGAGCCCGGCGCGTTGGTCGGCCGTCATCTGCGAGTAGGGAAACGTGTTCCCTTGCAGCGATTGGATCTGGGCCTGCGTGCGTGCGGTGGTCCAGATATTCAGGTTCGAGATCGCTCCGTCGAAGTAATTCCCCAGTCCGTTCCAGCGGCCTAGCTCGAGCGGGATGTTCGCCGATGCGGACACCGAGGTCGGGATCACTCCCACGTTGACGATCGTCTGCTGCGGTTGCCCGTTGATGTAGATCCGCACGTTACCGGCGTTGTAAACCACGGCGATGTCATAGGTCACACTGGCCTGCATCTTCGCGCCTTGCGTTTCGATGACGCCGGCGACGCGGCCGCTGGGGTCGGCGAACCAGACAGAAACCTCGCCCTCCTCACCGGAGTGTTCTCCGGTCGCGATCGTTATCGAACCGGCGGCTCCGTAATTCCACTTGCTGAGGAAATTACGATTCGTGGCCAACGTCGCCTGCCGGGCTTGGAACTCGATGGTGAATTGCGTGGCGTTGTTGAAGATACTGTCCAGCGTGGCATTGTCCGGTTCAGTCATGTACTGACTTTGCGCCGCGTTGAACATCGCGCCGCCCTGGGTCGTGCCCACCGTGCCCGTCGCCGTGGCATCCAGGTGGATCTCGGGTGTGACCGTCAGCGGAGTGGTTGGCACGGCGAACCGGGTGGTGCTGCCGCCGGTTGATTCTCCCTTCGGATTCGTGACTTGCACGCCGAACGACTGATTCTGAACCGCGGTCGTATAGGTGTAGGACAGCTGCACGTCGTAGCTGCCGTTGCCGCGGGCCACGATCTGACCGTTCGCCCCAGGCGTGCCCGTGAGAACTACGGTATTGCCGTCTCCCAGAGTGACTTGCGCCGTAAACGATTGCGCCGTGGCCGATAGATCCGTGGTGGTGAAATGATAGACCACCACGTTACTGAAGGGCGTGCCGACCACGGTCGTAGGCGGGGTTAAGCTGCCTCCCTGCAATGTCGATGGCGCCACTGAGAACGTGTTGGTGCTGGCCGACGCGGTCATGCCCTGGCCGTCGCTCACGAGGACGCTGAACGTTTGATTCGTGAACGTGGTCATGTATGTGTACGACAAAACCACGTCAAATCCGCCGCCGGGACTGGTCGTGATCCGTCCAAACTGGCTGAGACTGCTGGTGAGCGTCACCTGATTCGAATCACCCAGGGTGACCACGGCCGAAAAAGTGTCGGCCGAGGCCAACGGGTTGGCGTCAGTGAAGTGAAAGACGGTTGCATTCTTGATTGCTTGCAATTGCGTGGCGACCGGCGGCGTCAGGCTGCCGGCCGTGATCGGTGCATCGGCCACGTTGAAAGCATTCGTGCTGATGCGTGACGTCTGACTTTGTGGACCACTCACGGAAACCGTGAACATCCCGCCGGTGATCGGATGCACGTAGGCGTGCGTGACCTGCACGTCAAATCCGCCGCCGGGATCGGCCACGATACGACCGGCGCTAGTCGGCGTACTGGTTAGGGTCACGTTGGTGCCGTCGCCAAGAGTGACCAGGGCCGTATAGTCGCTGGCCTTGGCGGCGGGATTGGAATCGGTGAAATGCGAGACCGTGAAGTTCGTGAACTGCGTACCTGCCATGACGGACGGCGGTGTCAAATTGCCGGCGGCCATGCTACCGGCCGCTTTTCCGAATTGGCTCGAGACGACGGCCAGGTCCTGACCGTTGACGATACCGTCGAGGTTAGCGTCACCTGACAGTGGCTGCGTGCCCGCGTGCAGCCAGTTCGAACTCACTAGCGCGAGGTCCTGCACATTGACGATGCCGTCGCCATTCAGATCGCCTACGGGCGCGACCGCGGTGACGGTCAGCAGGCGTCTCGATTCCAGAGATTCGATTGAAAGGCGCTGTCGAAGGCCAAATGGCCGCCCCCGGCGCGCAGGCTGGCGATGAGTTCCCAAGATGCATGTCCCGTTCAAGACCCCTTCTCTGCTGCGATCCTAGATACTTTCTTCCAGGGTCGCAAACGTTCTGTTCCGTGCCGGTGCTGGCGCGCCGATATACCGGGATTTGGCAATTTGCCCGGCAAGCGTTCCGAGGCTTTGAAGGGCCAAGGATGCCACATTAGAGCGTAGGCGCAGCGGCACCCTCTTCAGTGTGGATGGCCGGCGGGACGCAAGCAAGCCGCCGGGCCGCGCGGCTGGCCAGATGAAGGAGTTCCCCGAAAGGGGTATTTTGGCTACGACGTTATCGCCGTGGCCGCTCCGGCTCCCGCGGAATGGCTATTCCACGGTTACGCTCTTGGCCAGGTTGCGCGGCTTGTCGACGTCGCAGCCACGCAGCACCGCGATGTGATAGGCCAAAAGTTGCAGCGGGATCGCCGTGACGATCGGCTGCAAGAAATCCTCGACGGTCGGAATCTGGATCACGTCGTCGGCCAATTCCGCCGCTTGAGTGCCTGCCTCGCATGTCACGGCGATGACCGGTCCGCCGCGA is a genomic window containing:
- a CDS encoding LamG-like jellyroll fold domain-containing protein, which encodes MNGTCILGTHRQPARRGRPFGLRQRLSIESLESRRLLTVTAVAPVGDLNGDGIVNVQDLALVSSNWLHAGTQPLSGDANLDGIVNGQDLAVVSSQFGKAAGSMAAGNLTPPSVMAGTQFTNFTVSHFTDSNPAAKASDYTALVTLGDGTNVTLTSTPTSAGRIVADPGGGFDVQVTHAYVHPITGGMFTVSVSGPQSQTSRISTNAFNVADAPITAGSLTPPVATQLQAIKNATVFHFTDANPLASADTFSAVVTLGDSNQVTLTSSLSQFGRITTSPGGGFDVVLSYTYMTTFTNQTFSVLVSDGQGMTASASTNTFSVAPSTLQGGSLTPPTTVVGTPFSNVVVYHFTTTDLSATAQSFTAQVTLGDGNTVVLTGTPGANGQIVARGNGSYDVQLSYTYTTAVQNQSFGVQVTNPKGESTGGSTTRFAVPTTPLTVTPEIHLDATATGTVGTTQGGAMFNAAQSQYMTEPDNATLDSIFNNATQFTIEFQARQATLATNRNFLSKWNYGAAGSITIATGEHSGEEGEVSVWFADPSGRVAGVIETQGAKMQASVTYDIAVVYNAGNVRIYINGQPQQTIVNVGVIPTSVSASANIPLELGRWNGLGNYFDGAISNLNIWTTARTQAQIQSLQGNTFPYSQMTADQRAGLAQSFALTQASGAAVDAVHGLQMLNPTGVLREQIVTSWNGTGTLPTVFTPSPEGQAPDLVSSVPSMNSQPALKFNGINDALKYASTVLPSDDSGDVFIVAQFLGGGDNFESDTLFSSSSDATAVDYVFFASYNPSTNIVPAESGGGVPLARMRFRDDAFQTDIRGSQLQLQPGVTYVLHFWGMGTGKGYGMTVNGMDTSPFFTGSGTTIPESYPTVAGSWFGASSNLTNLTIGDFERSDGPQGFASALISEIDVYGGTTSQPVLPLNISQQIVNALMVKYGATPLGDDG